The nucleotide sequence ACAATTCCGTCTTCAGTTGTCTGAACTGGCTGGAAGAACCATTAAAAAAGGATTATCATTACTTGGAATTGGTACCGTAAACAGAATGTAAACCTATTATTCATTAAAAACAATAGCCTCGAAAAATATTTTTCGAGGCTATTTTATTTATAAAATCCGGCTGGATTATTCCTTGATAACTTTCTTAGCTACAATTCCGGATTTCGTTTTAACCGTCACTATATAAAGACCTTTTGGATACTGAGCAAGACTTAACGTCTGAGTTCTGGAATTAATCAAACTTTCGAAAATCATTTTACCATTCATATCAAACAGCGCAATTCTTTCCGGATTATTCTGAAGATTTACATTTATAATATCCTTCGTTTTTGTAGGGAAAACTTTTACTTCATCTTTTGTGATGTCAGCAGAAGCCATTGTTATTTTCTTAGTTCCGGTGGCAACCAAAGCAAAGTCCTGTGTTACTGCATTTCCGACCTGATTTACAAGCGGATTCTTATTAGTAACCTCAATTCTGTACAATCCGTTTGCTGTTGGATTATCAATCACAATCTGTTCTACATTATCTACCGAGTTATCGCCTTTTGTGGCATTGGCATTAGGATTCGAAATGTCAAGTTTCCACGGATAATAAACGCTACCGTTAGCTTCATCAATTACTCTCACATCCAAGTCATTAACCAATCTGGAACTATTATTTTGCTGAAGATCTGTATCATTAGTAAAATATGCAATTGCGGGATCAACCCAAGAAACACTGACTTTGAGAGGTTCACTTCCGGAAGCTTTGACCTGTTTTGTAAATTTAATACCAGATTGGAGATTATTTTTTTCCAGATAAGCATCTTCATTCAGCCTATTGACTAAAACCTGAGCCGCCTTTTTGGCGTCTACCAATCCCCAGCCATACCAGACATCTGGACCAGGTCTTCCGGCCTCATTAGCCGTATGCGTTAATAAAGCCTTCATCTCATCTGCTTTAAAAATAAAGGAATTGTTTCCAGATATATTTCTTTGAATCTGGGTCAATGCACCTGCAATTCCGGTTACGATTGGTGCGGCGTAAGATGTCCCATAATTTACTACATACAGATTAGTAGCACTAGGATTGGATGTTATGTAGTTTGCCATGATCATATCTACACCAACAGCTGTGAGATCAGGTTTCACTGCACCGTCTTTTCTAGGTCCTGCACTACTGAAGCTTCCTTTTACCACATCAGAAGCCTGAGTATATTTTAGATCTGGCGTAGTTAGCTGATTAACTGCACCCACTGTAATAATATTTTTTGCTAATGATCCGAAGTAGATACAATTATTACCTTGGCTGCAATTCGCTGGAGGCACTTCATCATTAGCGCCAAAGAGAACCCAAGCATTTGTAGTTGTATTATATCTGTATTTTACAGAGCTTGCGTTAGGTCCTACGCCATAGTAATTCCCTGTAGATTTTACAATGATCTGTTGAGGCTGAGAATAAACAATTTTATCAAAATTATAATCCTGCACGCCATAAGCTCCGGCATAAGTATCCTGGTGATTAAGATCATAATTGCCGTACCAATAGTACGTATTAGCTGTTCCCGGCTTATTCCATCCGGAATTGATTCCATAAGAGTGGTTCGAGATATTAAGATCTGGCAAACTCGCCAGCTTTTCATAATTATTCTGAACAGTACCGTTGATGGTAGTTGCTCCAAACATATAATTATCTGTCACAGCTTGCGGAAGTATCCCTTTTGCATTGGCTTTGGGATAGGAAACACTGCTTTGAGTAAAATTACCCGTTGCCAATCCATTTCCAATTAAAAGACTATTTACATTAGTTCCGTGATAATGTTTTGCTTCCGTTGAAGCCTCCTTGTTTACCGCTCTGTTAGTTGCAAATTGCTCGTGGGTATCTTGAATACGTCCAGCATCGAAAATCGTGATTTTGATACCGTTTCCTGTTACAGCAGGCACCCCTGAAACTGTCCCTGCCTGTAGCTCATCTACGTTAGAGGTAGCGTTGGCACTAGTCTCTTCAATGGAATAAAAAAGTGGAACCTCACCTGCAAAACCGGCCAGATTTTTCTTAAGATCCTCAGCTGATTTATCAGAATAATGCTTGGCAGTTTTCGGAAGGAATTGATCTAATTTTTTTTCATTTTCAACACGCTGTAAGGCAAACTCATTTTTCAGTTTACGATCCTGACCATTGATGTAATACAATGAAAATAAAAAACTTACACTGAATAAAACTTTTGTCATCGGAGCTATTTTTTGCAAAGATAATCAATCATTCAGCAACTTATAATCTTTTTAACACTATTAATATCAATAATATTTATAGACTTTTTTTTTGTCTGTCAAAACTGTAACTTTACACAAATTTCTAATGCAGATGTATTTAGTTTTCGATACCGAAACCACAGGTTTACCCAAAAATTTCAACGCACCGCTTTCCGATTCCGACAACTGGCCCAGAATGGTTCAGATTGCGTGGCAGTTACACGATGAAAATGGAAATCTTATAGAAAACCAGGACTATATCATAAAGCCAGAAGGTTATGATATTCCTTTCAACGCTGCCAGAATCCATGGAATCACGACAAAAATCGCCCAAGAAGAAGGCCGGGATCTGCAAGAAGTTTTGGAAGAGTTTTCTCAGGTTCTGGAAAAAGTCACCGTAGTTTCCGGTCATAACGTAGAATTTGATTATAATATTGTTGGTGCCGAATTTCTTCGGAAAAACATCACCGATAATTTACAGCAAAAACCGAAAGCCGATACGATGATTTTGGGAACAGATTATTGTAAATTGGAAGGTGGGCGCGGCGGAAAATATAAATCGCCAAAACTGGAAGAGCTCTACGAAAAACTATACGGTCACAAATTTGACGAAGCGCACAATGCCGCCGCCGACGTAAATGCAACTGCGCAAGTTTTTTTCGAGATGATGAGAATTGGTGTAATTCCTGCAGATGTCCTGAAAATCACTGATGACAAGTTAAAAGAATATCAGGCTGCCAATCCAAATCCTATAAAACCGTTCGGAATTGTCATCAGAAGACAGGTTGCCAGCTTCAACAATAAGAAAAAACAAACCGACTTTGGCAGTGTGGACGAAATTGATCTGGGAAAATATTTCCATTTCGACAACCACAGTGTTTTCTCTACACTCACCGCCACTACCAATATCAATGACCTCATCAACAAAGCCAAACAGGATAATTTCCCTGCTGTAGGAATGGTAGATCTGGGCAATATGATGGGCGCATTCAAATTTGTATCTGCAGTAGAAAGCGCCAATTCCGAGATCAGTAAAAAACATAAAGATTATCTTGCTAAAAAGCAGGAAGCGGAGGAAAAAGGCGAGGTTTTCAATGAGGAAGAACCCAATGCCAATCCGCTGATTCCAATTGTTGGTTGCGAATTTTATATTTCTGACCGCTACGAGCAGAAACAATTTACCAAAGATGATCCGGACAGAAGAACACAAGTTGTGCTTTTGGCGAAGGATTTTAACGGTTATAAAAATCTTGTAAAACTATCCAGTATTGGTTTCCAAAAAGGTTTTTATTTTGGCGTTCCAAGGATCAGCCGAGAACTGATTGCGCAATATAAAGAAGGTCTAATAGCCCTCACTTCTGGGATTTTTGGAGATATTCCCAGCACCATTCTGAACATTGGTGAACAGCGTGGTGAAGAATTGTTCCAGTGGTGGAAAAATACATTTGAAGACGATTTCTATGTTCAGATCCAGAATCATAAACTACCGGAAGAAGAGCATTTGAATGAAGTGTTACTGCAATTTGCAGATAAGTATAATGTAAAAATCCTTGCTCAAAACGAAACATTTTACACCAATAAAAGCGATGCTAACATTCAGGATATTTTGAGTTGTATCAAAGATGGTGAAAAATTATCTACACCTATTGGTAAAGGATTCGGGAAAAGAAAAGGACTCACAACTCGTGAATATTACATCAAAAATGCGGACGAGTTAAAAGAAACTTTCCTTGCTTATCCCGATGCATTCGAAGCTTATGAAGAGTTTTTTGCAAAATTCACTCCATACACTTTGAAACGTGATGTGTTGCTTCCGAAATTCGATATTCCTCAAGAATTCATCCATCCGGAAGATGATTTAGACGGTGGAAAGCGCGGCGAAATGGCGTATCTTACTTTCCTTACATATGAAGGTGCAAAAAAACGTTACACAGAAACAGGCATCACGCCAGAAATAAAAGAACGCCTTGATTTTGAGCTGGATGTAATTGCCAACACCGGTTATCCGGGCTACTTTTTGATTGTTCAGGATTTCTGTAATGAGGCCCGAAACATGGGCGTTTGGGTTGGTCCCGGCCGTGGATCTGCGGCAGGATCTGCAGTTGCTTATTGTATTGGAATTACCAATGTAGACCCGATTAAATACGATTTACTTTTCGAGAGATTCCTGAATCCGGAAAGGGTTTCGATGCCCGACATCGATATCGATTTTGATGATGAAGGACGAGATAAAATCATCAAATGGGTGGTGGACAAATATGGACAGGATCAAGTGGCGCAAATCATCACTTATTCTGTTTTAGGAGGCAAATCTGCCATAAAAGATGCAGGAAGAGTTTTGGATCTTTCTATTCCGGAAACCAATATGATTGCCAAATTAATCCCATCTACACCTGGGATGAATATCGCCAAAGCATTATCAAAATATGATAAACTGAAACCGGAAGAGCAACAACTGGTGGATGAAATGAAGGCTATCCTAAACAACGAAAATGATTCTAGATTTTCCGTTTTGGAAAGTGCCAAAAAAATGGAAGGCTGCATCCGTAATACAGGAATCCACGCTTGTGGCGTTATCATCACACCAGAACCTGTTAGCAACCTTGTTCCGATTACTATTGCTGCGAAAGATGCTGATATTTTGGTTTCCCAGTTCGACAACTCTGTTGCGGAAAGCGCAGGCCTTCTGAAAATGGACTTTCTAGGTCTGCGAACTTTAACGATTATTAAAGATGCCGTAAAACTGGTTAAAGAACGGCACGGTGTTGATATTGACCCGGATGCTATTCCGCTGGATGATGCGAAAACGTATCAGTTATTCAAAGAAGGGCGGACTATCGGGATTTTCCAATATGAAAGTCCGGGAATGCAAAAATATATGCGTGAGCTGAAACCAACTGTTTTTGCAGATCTTATTGCAATGAATGCGCTGTACAGACCTGGCCCTATTAAATACATCCCGAATTTCATCAACAGGAAACACGGAACAGAAGAAATCATTTATGATTTACCGGAAACGCAAGAATATCTGGAAGAAACTTATGGCATCACAGTTTATCAGGAGCAGGTAATGCTCTTGTCTCAGAAACTCGCCAACTTTACCAAAGGTGAGGCCGATACACTGAGAAAAGCGATGGGAAAAAAGCAGATAGACGTGCTGAATAAAATGTATCCGAAATTTATAGAAGGCGGACGAAAAAATAATCTGGATGAGGAAAGATTAGAAAAAATCTGGAACGACTGGAAAGCGTTTGCAGAATATGCTTTTAACAAATCCCACTCTACTTGTTATGCGTGGATTGCCTACCAGACTGCCTACTTAAAAGCCAATTATCCGGCTGAATATATGGCAAGTGTGATGAGCAACAACATCAACAATACTGCTTCTATCACGATGTTTATGGAAGATTGCAAAGCGATAGGTGTAGATGTTTTGGGTCCCGATGTGAATGAGTCTCAATATAAATTCTCTGTAAATGAGAAAGGGCAAATTCGTTTTGGTTTGGGCGCCATCAAAGGAATTGGCGAAGGTCCAAGTGAGGCTATCACCAAAGAGAGACAAAACGGAAGATTCAAAACGATTTATGAGTTTTTTGAGCGTGTTCCTTCTTCTCAAGTCAATAAAAGAGTGGCAGAAAGTTTGGTTATTGCTGGTGCATTTGATGAATTGGATTCTTATCACCGTGGGCAATATTTTGATACAGACACAGCCGGAAGAACCAATTTGGAAAGACTATTGCGCTACGGGCAAAGTTTTCAGGAGAGTAAAAACGAAATGGAAAATTCGCTTTTTGCAGATTTTGCAGACGAGGTAAAAATAGAACAGCCCAAATTATTGCCTTGTGCAGAATGGCCTAATATGCACAAACTGAATAAGGAAAAAGAAATCATAGGGTTTTATCTCTCTGCTCATCCGCTGGACGAATTCAAATATCAATTTCAATTTTTGCAAGGCGTACTTTCTAAAAAGGCCGTTTTGGAAGAAAAGAAAGAAGAAATTATTTTGGAAGAAGTGGTTCCAATTTTAGAAAAAGATAGTTCTCCAGACGAGGAAGTTCCTGACATTTTAGTTTCTGATGATCCTGGATTGGAAGACGAAATCATCGAAGAATCTACAAAAAAAGCAGAGCCAAAAGGAAACTTTAACTTTCTGAATTTGGAAGAAGTAGAAGCATTCAAAGACTTGGCTTTCCCACCAAAAACAGCAGAATTGTTTGAGGAAAAGAAAAGTTGGAAAGACAAAATGAATGAAAAAGACAATACAAAAGAATATACTGTTGCAGGACTAATCACTGAATATCGTGTGACAGATGGTTTCCGAAGCGGAGAAAAAGTTGCTTTTGTGATGTTGGAAGATTATACAGGCTCCTACTCTTTCCGGTTGGGCGATAGAGATTATATGCGATTAAAAGATAAACTAGAAGTTCAACGATTCGTCATTATGAAAATCAAATATTCTCAAGGTAAAGATGGACGTGTTTTCGTTAATGTGAATGAAGTTTTGGAACTGAAAGAAGCATTCGAAAAATTTGCTAAAAGTTTGTCTGTTGTTGTTCCACTAGATTCATTGCGACAATCTGATATTGAGTTTTTCAAAGAAAACATCATACAAAATCAAGGAGAGCAAAAACTTAATTTCTTTATCAAAAATCCGGAAGACGAATCTGTTTTAGAAGTGGTTTCTATGCAGCATAAGATTAACATCAATGAAAATCTTTTGGAAGTGATTCATCAAATCAATAATTACGAGGTTTTTTTGAATTAATCAAATATATAATCTATTCTAGCTTTACAAATCCAATTAAATTTTAAATTTAGTTAGATTTTTTATTATAAATTAATTTAGCAATACAATTTCCGCAAATTAGAATAAAATACTAATTGAAAATAATTCAAAATTTTAATTGTTTATTTCAAAAGTACTTATTATATTTGAAGGATTTTTAAAATTAAAATAATTATGAAAAAAATTTTACTTTCAAGCTTTCTAGCTTTGGGAATCTTTGCTAATGCTCAGTTCGTACAAAATTTTGACGCAGGTACTACAACACCAGCTGGGTGGACTGTGATCAATGGCGGAGACCCTAATGGCTTTGTATTTGGAACAGTTCCTACTGGCGGATCAGTAACAGCTGCGCAATCCGGATCCAACGTTGCCAGAATTCAGTATAACGCTGCAGCGCACGATGACTATTTAGTAACACCAGCCATTACTGTACAAGCTGGTGTAAATGATAGGTTATCATATTATGTAGCAAGTTATAGTTCCTCTTATACGGAAAATTACAACGTAATGCTATCAACTACTACTCCTACAGCAGCTGCGTTTACAACCACTCTAAAAGCTACTTCAAAAGCACCTGCAGCTTGGACAAAAGTCACTTTAGACCTCACACCTTATGTGGGACAAACGGTTTATGTTGGTTTTCACGCAGTTGACACGGATCAATGGTATCTGATGTTTGATTCCGTTGTAAATGATACAGTACCATCAACGGTTCCTTCTTGTACAACCCCAACAGCACCTGCTAATGGCGCAACAGATGTGAATGTAAGAACTACATTTACTTGGCCTGATGCAAGTGGCGCAACTTCCTACAAATTATACTTAGGAACTACTCCAGGTGGAAATGAAGTACTTAATGGTGTAACAGCTTCTTCTGGGGCAACACTTACAAACAATCCTCCGTTGAATGCTAATACTACCTATTATTATAAAGTAGTTCCAGTGAATGATATTGGTGACGCAACAGGGTGTGTTGAAACATCTTTTACAACAGGATCTAATCCATATGCACCGTACTGTGGCCCATTCACCTCTAGTACTCCAACTCAGATAACACCAATTACTTCTTTCACTTTAAATGGTGTAACTAATGATTCTGATACTACTGCTACAACATTTGGAAGTTTTGCTACAAATGAAAGTTTCACAGGTACTGCAATTGAAGTTAAAAATAATATAACCACAATACCTTTTAGTGTAACAGGAATTGGAGTTGCAAATAATGGTTGGGGTGCTTCGGTATTCATCGACTGGAACGAGGATGGAGACTTCCTAGATGCAGGTGAATCCTATTTCAATACTACAGCCACCATGTTAAGAACAACGACTGTGACCAATGGAAAAGCAACTCTTTCTGGCAACCTAGCTATACCTACTGGAGCTACATTAGGTCAAAAAAGACTGAGAGTTAAATACAATTTTACTGGTACTACTATTAACTTACCATTAACGACAGCTTGTACGGATTTAAGTAATGGACAAGTTGAAGACTACACTATTGATTATAAATCATTCCTAGCTGTATCTGACCTTAATAAAGCTGATATTTCCGTATATCCTAATCCATTCAAAGACATCTTGAAAATATCTGATGTAAAAGGCGTTAAGTCAATTACTGTAAATGATATGTCTGGAAGAGCGGTTAAATCTCTGGAGCCAGCTGCAGAAATCAACTTATCTAATCTTAAAGAAGGATTATATATCGTAAACCTTAAGATGGAAGACGGAAGCGTGAAAACTTTCAAAGCGATTAAAAAATAATTTGAAAACTTAATTAAATTATATAGCCACTTCTTGTACAGGAGTGGCTTTTTTGTTTCACTAACACTATTTAAATTTTAATGTTAATTTCCTTTTATTAATTTAAAAAAAATTTTATATTCGTATCAGTTTAAATAAATTTATAATTTTATGAAAAAAATTCTATTATCTTGTCTTTTGGCATTAGGTATTGGAGTCAATGCTCAGTATGACTTCTCTCAAGATTTTGAAGATGACACAACTGGTTTCTACCAATTTGGTGGAGGTGGTTTTAACACAGTGAACTATTGTAGCGCAACTACATCTGGGTCTTTGACTTACAGTGCAACAGTAACACAAACTGGATGGTTTGCAGATCTTTTAGAAATTGGAGATCTTTATGGTCAAACTAACAATGGTCAAGCTATGACTGTTAGCTTCAATTACAAAAAAGCAGCTAACCTTACAGGGACACTTTATGTAATGTATGCTGAGTTAAATGAAGAAACAAATAGCTGGTCTATCACAACTGTTGGAACAGGTGTAACTTTGGGAGCTGCGGCAATCACTACTTGCGAAAATCTTAGTACAGTAATTCCTGCAGGAACATTCGATCCAAATAAAAATTATGGTGTAGGGACTTGGTTACAAAGATCAGGAACTTCTACCGGTGCGCTGTATATTGATGATTTTGTTGTAAAACAAGCAGTAGTTACCAATGCTCCAGCTTGTACAACTTTTACAAGCCCAGCTAACGGAAGTACTATTTCTGCCGGAACTGCAGGATTATCTTGGCCAAGTGTGCCAGAGGCAGCAGGTTACAAGGTAACAGTAGGAACGACTCCTGGCGGATCTGACGTATTGAATACTTCAGTTATCGGAACATCTATTAATACTTCTTTAGTTGCTAATACAACTTATTATGCTAAAGTTGTTCCTACAAACAACGTAGGAGATGCAACAGGTTGTCAAGAGATTACTTTTATGACCAACTCTACTGTAGGTCACTGTGGTCCTTTGACATCTTCTGCTCCAACAGCTATTGCTCCAATCAGATCTGTAAGTTTTGCAGGAATGACTAATACTTCTGATCCAACTCCTGCTGGTATCGGAAGCTTCCCTGTTCATCAAGATTACACAAGTATAGAATTCCCTTGGTACCGTGATATAAGTACTATGCCTTTATCTATAGTAGGAAGTAATAACACTAATATAACAAATGGATGGGCAATGTCTGTGTTCATTGACTGGAATAACGATGGTGATTTCGACGATGCCGGAGAAGCTTACTTCAACACTACACCTACAATGATCAGAGTAGTGGGAATCCCTACAACAATTCCTGTAACTGGAAATATCACTATTCCTGCAGGTACTTCTTTTGGTAAAAAATTCATGAGAATCAAGTATAACTTCTGCGGAACTACAATCCACGATGCTTTAACCACTGGTTGTACTAATATGATCAATGGACAGGTTGAAGATTATACAATTAACTATATTGATGCTCTTGCCGTTTCTGATGTTGCTAAAAAAGGAGTTTCTGTATATCCTAACCCATTCACAGATGTTCTTAATATCTCTGACGTGAAAGGAGTTAAATCAGTTTCTGTAAACGATATCTCTGGTAGAGAAGTTAAATCTCTTGCTCCAGCAGCAGAACTTAATCTTTCTAGCTTGAAAACAGGTCTTTACATTGTAAACTTGAAGATGGAAGATGGAAGTGTTAAAACTTTCAAAGCTATCAAAAAATAATTCTAAGAATTATAAATAAATTCAATCCCATCTCTTGCGAGATGGGATTTTTGTTTACTAATAAAAAAGCAAGCTTACTTCCGTATAATATTAATTTCTTACTTTTCCTTAAACCAAGCTTTTTAGCACAAAGCCTACTCTATTCAATAACAAATTTATCCTTGATATTGAACTTTCGAAGCAAAACACAATATCATTTAAAAACCTTTAGAAATTACATAAAAAATACCCTGCGAAAATCACAGGGTAATTTTTTATAAGGAAATTGTATTACCAGATTTTAACTCGTTCTTCTGGTTTTTTATAAAGTTTATCACCCTCCTTAAGATCAAATGCCTTATAAAAAGCATCTGTGTTAACCAACGGTCCAAAG is from Epilithonimonas vandammei and encodes:
- a CDS encoding T9SS-dependent choice-of-anchor J family protein, with amino-acid sequence MKKILLSSFLALGIFANAQFVQNFDAGTTTPAGWTVINGGDPNGFVFGTVPTGGSVTAAQSGSNVARIQYNAAAHDDYLVTPAITVQAGVNDRLSYYVASYSSSYTENYNVMLSTTTPTAAAFTTTLKATSKAPAAWTKVTLDLTPYVGQTVYVGFHAVDTDQWYLMFDSVVNDTVPSTVPSCTTPTAPANGATDVNVRTTFTWPDASGATSYKLYLGTTPGGNEVLNGVTASSGATLTNNPPLNANTTYYYKVVPVNDIGDATGCVETSFTTGSNPYAPYCGPFTSSTPTQITPITSFTLNGVTNDSDTTATTFGSFATNESFTGTAIEVKNNITTIPFSVTGIGVANNGWGASVFIDWNEDGDFLDAGESYFNTTATMLRTTTVTNGKATLSGNLAIPTGATLGQKRLRVKYNFTGTTINLPLTTACTDLSNGQVEDYTIDYKSFLAVSDLNKADISVYPNPFKDILKISDVKGVKSITVNDMSGRAVKSLEPAAEINLSNLKEGLYIVNLKMEDGSVKTFKAIKK
- the dnaE gene encoding DNA polymerase III subunit alpha; the encoded protein is MYLVFDTETTGLPKNFNAPLSDSDNWPRMVQIAWQLHDENGNLIENQDYIIKPEGYDIPFNAARIHGITTKIAQEEGRDLQEVLEEFSQVLEKVTVVSGHNVEFDYNIVGAEFLRKNITDNLQQKPKADTMILGTDYCKLEGGRGGKYKSPKLEELYEKLYGHKFDEAHNAAADVNATAQVFFEMMRIGVIPADVLKITDDKLKEYQAANPNPIKPFGIVIRRQVASFNNKKKQTDFGSVDEIDLGKYFHFDNHSVFSTLTATTNINDLINKAKQDNFPAVGMVDLGNMMGAFKFVSAVESANSEISKKHKDYLAKKQEAEEKGEVFNEEEPNANPLIPIVGCEFYISDRYEQKQFTKDDPDRRTQVVLLAKDFNGYKNLVKLSSIGFQKGFYFGVPRISRELIAQYKEGLIALTSGIFGDIPSTILNIGEQRGEELFQWWKNTFEDDFYVQIQNHKLPEEEHLNEVLLQFADKYNVKILAQNETFYTNKSDANIQDILSCIKDGEKLSTPIGKGFGKRKGLTTREYYIKNADELKETFLAYPDAFEAYEEFFAKFTPYTLKRDVLLPKFDIPQEFIHPEDDLDGGKRGEMAYLTFLTYEGAKKRYTETGITPEIKERLDFELDVIANTGYPGYFLIVQDFCNEARNMGVWVGPGRGSAAGSAVAYCIGITNVDPIKYDLLFERFLNPERVSMPDIDIDFDDEGRDKIIKWVVDKYGQDQVAQIITYSVLGGKSAIKDAGRVLDLSIPETNMIAKLIPSTPGMNIAKALSKYDKLKPEEQQLVDEMKAILNNENDSRFSVLESAKKMEGCIRNTGIHACGVIITPEPVSNLVPITIAAKDADILVSQFDNSVAESAGLLKMDFLGLRTLTIIKDAVKLVKERHGVDIDPDAIPLDDAKTYQLFKEGRTIGIFQYESPGMQKYMRELKPTVFADLIAMNALYRPGPIKYIPNFINRKHGTEEIIYDLPETQEYLEETYGITVYQEQVMLLSQKLANFTKGEADTLRKAMGKKQIDVLNKMYPKFIEGGRKNNLDEERLEKIWNDWKAFAEYAFNKSHSTCYAWIAYQTAYLKANYPAEYMASVMSNNINNTASITMFMEDCKAIGVDVLGPDVNESQYKFSVNEKGQIRFGLGAIKGIGEGPSEAITKERQNGRFKTIYEFFERVPSSQVNKRVAESLVIAGAFDELDSYHRGQYFDTDTAGRTNLERLLRYGQSFQESKNEMENSLFADFADEVKIEQPKLLPCAEWPNMHKLNKEKEIIGFYLSAHPLDEFKYQFQFLQGVLSKKAVLEEKKEEIILEEVVPILEKDSSPDEEVPDILVSDDPGLEDEIIEESTKKAEPKGNFNFLNLEEVEAFKDLAFPPKTAELFEEKKSWKDKMNEKDNTKEYTVAGLITEYRVTDGFRSGEKVAFVMLEDYTGSYSFRLGDRDYMRLKDKLEVQRFVIMKIKYSQGKDGRVFVNVNEVLELKEAFEKFAKSLSVVVPLDSLRQSDIEFFKENIIQNQGEQKLNFFIKNPEDESVLEVVSMQHKININENLLEVIHQINNYEVFLN
- a CDS encoding GEVED domain-containing protein, whose product is MKKILLSCLLALGIGVNAQYDFSQDFEDDTTGFYQFGGGGFNTVNYCSATTSGSLTYSATVTQTGWFADLLEIGDLYGQTNNGQAMTVSFNYKKAANLTGTLYVMYAELNEETNSWSITTVGTGVTLGAAAITTCENLSTVIPAGTFDPNKNYGVGTWLQRSGTSTGALYIDDFVVKQAVVTNAPACTTFTSPANGSTISAGTAGLSWPSVPEAAGYKVTVGTTPGGSDVLNTSVIGTSINTSLVANTTYYAKVVPTNNVGDATGCQEITFMTNSTVGHCGPLTSSAPTAIAPIRSVSFAGMTNTSDPTPAGIGSFPVHQDYTSIEFPWYRDISTMPLSIVGSNNTNITNGWAMSVFIDWNNDGDFDDAGEAYFNTTPTMIRVVGIPTTIPVTGNITIPAGTSFGKKFMRIKYNFCGTTIHDALTTGCTNMINGQVEDYTINYIDALAVSDVAKKGVSVYPNPFTDVLNISDVKGVKSVSVNDISGREVKSLAPAAELNLSSLKTGLYIVNLKMEDGSVKTFKAIKK
- a CDS encoding S8 family peptidase, with translation MTKVLFSVSFLFSLYYINGQDRKLKNEFALQRVENEKKLDQFLPKTAKHYSDKSAEDLKKNLAGFAGEVPLFYSIEETSANATSNVDELQAGTVSGVPAVTGNGIKITIFDAGRIQDTHEQFATNRAVNKEASTEAKHYHGTNVNSLLIGNGLATGNFTQSSVSYPKANAKGILPQAVTDNYMFGATTINGTVQNNYEKLASLPDLNISNHSYGINSGWNKPGTANTYYWYGNYDLNHQDTYAGAYGVQDYNFDKIVYSQPQQIIVKSTGNYYGVGPNASSVKYRYNTTTNAWVLFGANDEVPPANCSQGNNCIYFGSLAKNIITVGAVNQLTTPDLKYTQASDVVKGSFSSAGPRKDGAVKPDLTAVGVDMIMANYITSNPSATNLYVVNYGTSYAAPIVTGIAGALTQIQRNISGNNSFIFKADEMKALLTHTANEAGRPGPDVWYGWGLVDAKKAAQVLVNRLNEDAYLEKNNLQSGIKFTKQVKASGSEPLKVSVSWVDPAIAYFTNDTDLQQNNSSRLVNDLDVRVIDEANGSVYYPWKLDISNPNANATKGDNSVDNVEQIVIDNPTANGLYRIEVTNKNPLVNQVGNAVTQDFALVATGTKKITMASADITKDEVKVFPTKTKDIINVNLQNNPERIALFDMNGKMIFESLINSRTQTLSLAQYPKGLYIVTVKTKSGIVAKKVIKE